Below is a genomic region from Campylobacter concisus ATCC 51562.
AATTACCCTAATATTACTTATCTCATGTTTTTTAAAATATTGTCGTGCCACTTCTTGATAATCTCCAACTAACTCACCTGAAATAATGCTAAAAGATTCCTGCGGAGTCGGATTATAATAAAATTCGTAGTCCATAATTTTATCTTTGTATTCCGATAAAATTTTTTCTGGTTCTGTTTTATCCTCTTTTATTTGGCTATCATTTTTAAGCTCTTTATCTTTTAAATTTTCCTCATCTTCTTTTTGTATTTCTTTAGCATAATCCGTCATCTTTGAGCGATTTAAAATCATAACTATATGACAATTTTGCTGCTCTTTATATTCGGAAATCAGCCCTAGAATATCTTTTAAATTTAATTTATCAGAGATTCTTTCAAAGTCATCAAAGCAGATTATTGCATCTTTGTACTTATCCGTATACAAGGAGTCCAGCATAATTAAACCAAATTCTGCAATTTTATTATCTGCGAATCTTTTTGTAAAGAAACTAAAAATACCTGTAGGAATAAATTTTTCTGATATCTTTGATACAACTTTATTCTTTCTATAAAATTTTAAACTTATCTCTTGCTTTATTTTTTGAATACTTTCCTTGCCAAACAAGGAGACATAAACAGATTTTTTATTAAATTTTGAATCAGAAAAATTTTTCCAAAAAGTTGTTTTCCCTACGCCCCATTCACCGTCTAAAACAATGCATGTGCCAACTTTACGTTTTAGTATTTCTTCTAGTCTTTTTTCAATATCTACTTTTGAGTTATTCATAGCAAACCTTTACAGATTTTATTTTTTAAAAATTCCAATAGAAATTTAACATAACCGGCTAAAAAGTCATCTTATAAAAAGATATGCATTTTTGTTTTGAAGTAGTGAAATTTGCGAATATTATTCTTTGAAATTTTCTATCAAATCTTTAAAAATTTCATAAAGTTTATTTACTTCGTGGGCGCTAACTCGCTCGTTTTTGGCGTGTATGCGGTCGTTTATGACGCCAAATTCTATCGCATCTAAGCCAAATTCAGCAAAGTGCCTTGCATCGCTCGTGCCGCCCTTTGTATTTAGAACTGGCATGACTCCGGTGATCTTTGTGACAGAAGCTATTAAATTTTTTACGATTTTGCTATCTTTGTTTGTTAAAAATCTCTTTGAGCTTTGCTTTATACTAAGCTCGTAATCAAGCCCTTTTAAAACCTCTCTAAGATAGCTCTCGACGTCATTTACGTCGGTTAAATTTGAGTTTCTCACATTAAACATTATGCTAAGCTCGCTTGGTGTGACGTTGCAAACTTGCATGCCACCTCTGATATCAGTTACCACGATCTTGCTTGGGCTAAAAAACTCGCTTCCGCCGTCCATATCATGATCAGCTATCTTACTTAAAAGTGGAGCTATCAAATTTACCGGATTTACACACTTTTCAGGATACGCCACGTGCCCTTGAATGCCCTTTATCACGATCTTGCCATTTATTGAGCCACGTCTGCCAACTTTTATGCTATCACCAAATTCTTTATCACAAGTTGGCTCAGCCACGACGCAAAATTTTGGCAAATCATTTATTTCGCGTAAATATTCAAGTGCTAAAGGCGTACCATATGTGCCATCGCCCTCTTCGTCGCTTGTTAATATGAGGCTTAGCTTCCCATCAAATTTCGCATCTTTAGCAGCACAAACAAAAGCAGCCACGCCACTTTTCATATCCTGTGCGCCTCTTGCGTAGATGTAGCCATCTTTTTCATATGGTGTAAATGGCTCACTATCCCAGCCCTCACCTGGAGGCACGACATCAACGTGTCCAGCAAAAGCTAGATGCTCGCCGTCTCCATAAATTTTAGAAAGTATGAGATTTTTGGTGCCATTTTTTTCTATAAATTTAGCCTCAAAATCAGGCAAAAATCTAGTGATAAATTCTAAGCTTCCAGCATCATTAGGTGTGATAGAACGAAAGCTTAAAAGCTCTTTTAAAAAGCTAACTACCACTAAGTGCCTTATGAGCCGGCACGCTCTGGTGCACCAAAATAAAAGCCCTGGAACTCATCTACACCGATCTCTTTACAGATTTCAAATATCTCTTTTGAATGCACATATTCAGCAATAGTTTTTATACCAAGGTCTTTTGCAAATGCTACGATCGCACTTGCGATAGAGTGTGAATCTTTATTTATGTCTATATCTTTTATAATAGAGCCATCGATCTTCACGTAGTCAGGCTTGATCTTTATGATGTAAGAAAAATTTGAATATCCTGAGCCAAAATCATCAATAGCGATCTTTGCACCCATGCTTTTTACACGCTCGATAAAATTTGAAACTCTCTCTAAATTTTTAAGCTCTTCATCTTCAACGATCTCAAATACTACTCTACCAGCAACATTGTGCTTATTTAATAAATTTAAAACAAGCGAGCTAACATCACCATCGATCATATCTCTACTACTTAAATTTATAGAAAGTACTAAATTCTTATCCTCTACAAGTTGTTTAAAACACTTTACAATGAGTTGTTTCTCAAGATCAGCATAACGCTTAATGCGCTTTGAGATATCTAAAAAGACATTTGGTGATATAACATCACCTCTATCCAAAAGCCTTATCAAACATTCATATTTTACAGGTACCTTTTGGTCATTAACTATCGGCTGAAAATAAGGAACAATATTGTTATTTATAGTAGCGTATTGTATCAGTTTAGAGCGTTCTATTTGAGTTGCGTATTCCTCTTTTTGATTTAGCCCTTTAAAATAGCAAACATAGTCTTTATCTTGCTCTTTTGCCGTTTTTAACGCTATTGTTGCTTTTCTTAGTGTTTGGTCACTATCAAGAGCAAAGCCTATTGTACTATGTATCTCGATACCTTCTATCTCCCTACCATCTTCATCGACTATACTTAGCATACGACCTTTAAAAATTTCTATCAAATCTTCAACCATATCTTCATATCTATCGATAAAGCTATCGCTATCTTCTACCAGAGCAAACCTGTCTGCTTCTATACAGTAAGCTTTCATATTCTCATCTTTAGCAAATTCACTGATCAAATCAGCCATCTTTACCAAAATCTGGTCACATGCAAATTTACCGTAAAAGTCATTCATCTTGCCAAAATCATCAATATCTATAAGCACTACTTTAGGATTTTCATAGCTATTAATATCACGTACCAATGCTGTTTTATTTAAAAGTCCAGTCATCGGATCGATATAAAGCTTTTCTCCAAGCTCTTCTATCTGCTTTTTAGTATCTGTTTTTAATGCGTTATAGTTATTTTTTTCTTTTATATACTTGACTGCGTACCATATACAAGTAGACAAAGCAACTATTGCACCAACGAAGCTTAAGATAAATGTTAAAGCCATATTATTTAAAAGCCACTCAAAAAAGTACTCATCATGCGTGCCAGTAATACGCTGATCGACCTTTCCTTTAAAGCCTAATATATATTCTCCTACCGGCACAAACATACAAACTTGAGCAGCATTTTCTGGCAAAATTTTTGCCCAAAAATAATCTTTTTGGAAATTATGAGCAAAGATGTTTCCACAGCTTTTGTCGTTAAATTCTTGATTTATTATTCTTTTATCTGAAGACGCTACGACCTTGTATCCATTTTTATTATCATCCTTTAATAAAAGGACATCACCCATAGCACTATCGTTAATGTAAGATTGGAAATTTGCGACATCATATTTGCTGACATTTTTGAAATAATCAACATATTGATATGTCAAATAATCAACTTTCTTTCGAAGATTAAAACCATTTTCAGCAGAAGCATTATTAAATTTAAAATAAAAAACTGCCAGGTTTTCGACTAAAAAAATACTTCCCAAAACAAACACTAAACCTATAATCGTTTTAGTGATGTTTAGATTTTTACCCGTTTGCTCGTCCTTGTTACTCAAAAGTTACTTCCCTTATTTTGTGTACTTGCCTTGATTATATCAACCTTAAAATAAATTTTAACTTTTAGGAAGAAGTTAAAGCCTGACTATTTTAGCTCCATATCCGCCTTGATTTGCCGGTGCGTCAAAAAATTCTTTCACACTTGGATGCTCTTTTAAGAAATTTTTAACTGCAAAGGCAAGCTTGCCAGTACCGATGCCGTGAAATACGCTAACCTCATCAAACCCCATAACAAGACTATCTGAGATAAATTTATCAAGCTTTGCTATCGCCTCGTCAGCTCTCATGCCGTGCAGATCAAGCGAGAGCGAAGCCGTTTTTGGCTTATCTACGCTTAAACTTACACCGCCTTTTTTAGGTAGCACCACTTCGTTGCCATTTTTTCTTAAAAGCTCTAGTGGCACGCGTAAATTTATACCATTTGACTCGATCATCGCATCGTTTTTAGAGATGCTTAAAACCGTGCCTTTGATATTTTCATACTTCACTCTATCGCCTACTTTTAGGCTCTCACGCTCAGTTTTTTTAGGCTTAACGATGGCGGCTTTTTTCTCATTTGCTACGTTTAGCGCCCTTTGCTTGTCTTTAATGTCCTTGAAATTTATAACAGCTTTTGCCGCATTTATCGCTTCATAATACTCTTTTTCAAGGCGCGAAATAGTCGCATTTAGCTTGATCTCATTTTTCTCTTTTAGCTCTTTTTGCTCCTCAAGCAAGCGCTCCAGCCGCTCCTCTTTTGCCGTGACCTCTTTTATACCCTCGTCAAGCTTAGTTTGTAAATTTAGCGTCTTTGTGATGATCTCGTTTAAATTCTCTTTATCTTCGCCGTAAATTTTCTTTGCCTGCGCCACTAAATTTTGAGATATACCATATCTTGCCGCTGTTTCAAAGGCGTAAGACTTGCCGATCGTGCCTTTTAGAAACTCAAATTTAGGCCTTTGAGCCGCCTCGTCGTAAAGTGCCGCCACTAGCTCAACCTCTGGGTTTTTAGCTAGCAACATCGCAAGGCGCTTGTGGTGGGTCGTGATGATCATTTTGATATCTTGCGTGATGAGGCGCTCTATCATGACGCCATATAAGCTCGCAGCCTCCTCAAAATCGGTGCCAAGCTCGATCTCGTCGATACCGATGATGATCGATCTTTTAGTAAAAAGCTTTGCAAAATGCACCATCCTGCCAGCAAAGGTCGAGATATCGTTTTTCACACTTTGCGGATCTTCTATGATCGCGTCAAATTCTTTAAAAGAGCCGATCGTTGAGCGGTTTGCATCGATACGCATAGGTAGTAAATATTTTGCAAGCAGTGTGGCTGATATGATTGATTTTAAAAGCATCGACTTACCGCCAGCATTTACGCCGGTTATTAAAAGCACCTTTTTGCTAAAATCCACACTCACACTCTTTGGGTTTTTAAGCGCTGGGTGGGTAAATTTCTCAAGTTTGATAATGTGTGAGCTATTTGGCAAAACAAACTCATAGTCACGTGATCTAGCCAAATTTACACGTGCCTGATACGCATCAAACTGATCAAATGCGTTATTTATAAATTTCAAAAAAAGCAGACTCTTGCTCATCTGCAGGCTAAATTTCTTGCAGTGCTCAAAAATGATCTCCTCTTTTCTATCAAGTAGCTCGCTTTGCTCCTTTTTTAGGCGCTCGGTGCTTGCAGGTGCGACGTAGAAGTAGCCGCCTGAGCTTCTAGCGATCACGGTGCCTTTTAGGGCGTGATTAAAGCCGCCACGCACTAAAAGTGCCTCTTGCGAGTTGATATAGTGTGTCTGAGTATCGACTAGATAGGGCGTGATATGCTTTGAGTAGATGAGCTTTTTAAGCTCAGCGTCGATCTGGCGTTTTTTCTCGCTAAATGCTTGCTTTATCGCCTGAAATCTCTCATCCACGCTGTCGCTAAACTCGCCGTTTTCATCAAAGCTGTTTGCCATCTGGCTCATCGCTTCAGGGATTTCAACTTTAGCGATCCACTCGCCAAGCCTGCCTTCAAATTTTTGCTTTTTTAGATATGAAAAATACTTAATGATCTTTGCAAACTCGTAAATTTCGCTGATATGAAGTACTGCTTGCTTGCTAAGTCTCATAAGCGCGTCATCAAGCTCTTTTATCTCATCAGGCGCCTTGAAATCATACTTTGAAAGCTCGCTAATGTTTTCAAAGTGGATTTTGCTGTCGCCTTGTAAAAATAGCGGTTTTTGCCTTGCCAAAAAGGAGTTAAATTTCTCTAAATACTCGCCCAAATCGAGCTTTAAAAATATCTCTTCAGTCATTGCTCGCAACTTTTTATAGGCACGATAACGCCTGAGAGCTCGCTAAATTCTCTTTTAGCTAAAAATGACGCCGTGCCAAATTCGTAGTTAAATTTCTCAGCGCTTACGTTGTACTCGCCACATTTTAGTGTTTTGCCCTGTTTAAAATCGCTAACTAGCTTTGAGATGACATCCTCGTTTTTTGATAAATTCTCTTCGTAAAAATAGACGCAAATAAGGATTGCTACAAGCACCGCGCTAACGAGCGCTTTTATGCCTTTGCTGATCTTTTCATCTTTTATCGCCCAGATCGCTCCAAAAAGTACGATCAAGCCAGCGATTAGGATCAAATTTCTTACCATTTTACGCCCTTATATTTTGCGATGAGCTCTTTGTAAAGCTCAGCATGAGGCTCGATCTTGTCTAAAATTTCTACCTTAACCTCGCTAATATCTTGCTTTTCAACTAGCAAGCAAACAGCCATATACGGGGCATTTGGTAGCATATCTTTTATCTGAGCGCTACTTAGCTTTTGCGACCTTGCAAGCGCAATCAAGATATCTTTTTTGCCTAAATTTATAAGGCTAGAAATTTCATCTTCGCTTAACTCTTTTTCATTTATC
It encodes:
- a CDS encoding EAL domain-containing protein; protein product: MSNKDEQTGKNLNITKTIIGLVFVLGSIFLVENLAVFYFKFNNASAENGFNLRKKVDYLTYQYVDYFKNVSKYDVANFQSYINDSAMGDVLLLKDDNKNGYKVVASSDKRIINQEFNDKSCGNIFAHNFQKDYFWAKILPENAAQVCMFVPVGEYILGFKGKVDQRITGTHDEYFFEWLLNNMALTFILSFVGAIVALSTCIWYAVKYIKEKNNYNALKTDTKKQIEELGEKLYIDPMTGLLNKTALVRDINSYENPKVVLIDIDDFGKMNDFYGKFACDQILVKMADLISEFAKDENMKAYCIEADRFALVEDSDSFIDRYEDMVEDLIEIFKGRMLSIVDEDGREIEGIEIHSTIGFALDSDQTLRKATIALKTAKEQDKDYVCYFKGLNQKEEYATQIERSKLIQYATINNNIVPYFQPIVNDQKVPVKYECLIRLLDRGDVISPNVFLDISKRIKRYADLEKQLIVKCFKQLVEDKNLVLSINLSSRDMIDGDVSSLVLNLLNKHNVAGRVVFEIVEDEELKNLERVSNFIERVKSMGAKIAIDDFGSGYSNFSYIIKIKPDYVKIDGSIIKDIDINKDSHSIASAIVAFAKDLGIKTIAEYVHSKEIFEICKEIGVDEFQGFYFGAPERAGS
- a CDS encoding P-loop NTPase fold protein produces the protein MNNSKVDIEKRLEEILKRKVGTCIVLDGEWGVGKTTFWKNFSDSKFNKKSVYVSLFGKESIQKIKQEISLKFYRKNKVVSKISEKFIPTGIFSFFTKRFADNKIAEFGLIMLDSLYTDKYKDAIICFDDFERISDKLNLKDILGLISEYKEQQNCHIVMILNRSKMTDYAKEIQKEDEENLKDKELKNDSQIKEDKTEPEKILSEYKDKIMDYEFYYNPTPQESFSIISGELVGDYQEVARQYFKKHEISNIRVIRRAINALNDYHKYLENVEENHKKTRDCILMFILGISVINSMNSLSKLEQFFGIRNFYGELEDIYGLFKNKGYLSNVDALIFSKDVDYHQLSLNIFSYVKRSIIDADEFKKIVGRLIEREQFEEVKNSIINEYFNGIYDLQYKNSDFTNKLFGYLEKIGKEY
- a CDS encoding endonuclease MutS2, which produces MTEEIFLKLDLGEYLEKFNSFLARQKPLFLQGDSKIHFENISELSKYDFKAPDEIKELDDALMRLSKQAVLHISEIYEFAKIIKYFSYLKKQKFEGRLGEWIAKVEIPEAMSQMANSFDENGEFSDSVDERFQAIKQAFSEKKRQIDAELKKLIYSKHITPYLVDTQTHYINSQEALLVRGGFNHALKGTVIARSSGGYFYVAPASTERLKKEQSELLDRKEEIIFEHCKKFSLQMSKSLLFLKFINNAFDQFDAYQARVNLARSRDYEFVLPNSSHIIKLEKFTHPALKNPKSVSVDFSKKVLLITGVNAGGKSMLLKSIISATLLAKYLLPMRIDANRSTIGSFKEFDAIIEDPQSVKNDISTFAGRMVHFAKLFTKRSIIIGIDEIELGTDFEEAASLYGVMIERLITQDIKMIITTHHKRLAMLLAKNPEVELVAALYDEAAQRPKFEFLKGTIGKSYAFETAARYGISQNLVAQAKKIYGEDKENLNEIITKTLNLQTKLDEGIKEVTAKEERLERLLEEQKELKEKNEIKLNATISRLEKEYYEAINAAKAVINFKDIKDKQRALNVANEKKAAIVKPKKTERESLKVGDRVKYENIKGTVLSISKNDAMIESNGINLRVPLELLRKNGNEVVLPKKGGVSLSVDKPKTASLSLDLHGMRADEAIAKLDKFISDSLVMGFDEVSVFHGIGTGKLAFAVKNFLKEHPSVKEFFDAPANQGGYGAKIVRL
- the dapE gene encoding succinyl-diaminopimelate desuccinylase — translated: MVVSFLKELLSFRSITPNDAGSLEFITRFLPDFEAKFIEKNGTKNLILSKIYGDGEHLAFAGHVDVVPPGEGWDSEPFTPYEKDGYIYARGAQDMKSGVAAFVCAAKDAKFDGKLSLILTSDEEGDGTYGTPLALEYLREINDLPKFCVVAEPTCDKEFGDSIKVGRRGSINGKIVIKGIQGHVAYPEKCVNPVNLIAPLLSKIADHDMDGGSEFFSPSKIVVTDIRGGMQVCNVTPSELSIMFNVRNSNLTDVNDVESYLREVLKGLDYELSIKQSSKRFLTNKDSKIVKNLIASVTKITGVMPVLNTKGGTSDARHFAEFGLDAIEFGVINDRIHAKNERVSAHEVNKLYEIFKDLIENFKE